The following coding sequences are from one Parabacteroides pacaensis window:
- the rfbA gene encoding glucose-1-phosphate thymidylyltransferase RfbA — MKGIVLAGGSGTRLYPITKGVSKQILPVYDKPMIYYPISVLMLAGIRDILIISTPQDLPSFRRLLGDGSEYGVNFQYAEQPSPDGLAQAFIIGKDFIGSDSVCLVLGDNIFYGQSFSRMLEVAVKNTHEKKATIFAYYVTDPERYGVAEFDQDNNVISIEEKPQNPKSNYAVVGLYFYPNEVVKIAETIQPSARGELEITTVNQKFLEKDNLKVQLLGRGFAWLDTGTHDSLSEASTFVEVIEKRQGLKIACLEEIAHNNKWITSEKLKEIAQPMLKNQYGQYLLKLLNR, encoded by the coding sequence ATGAAAGGAATTGTATTAGCCGGGGGATCCGGTACTCGTTTATATCCTATTACTAAAGGTGTGTCTAAACAAATTCTTCCTGTTTATGATAAACCTATGATTTATTATCCGATTTCAGTACTTATGTTAGCGGGCATTAGAGATATTCTTATTATTTCTACTCCGCAAGATCTTCCTAGTTTTCGACGCCTTTTGGGAGATGGCTCGGAATATGGCGTAAATTTTCAATATGCAGAACAGCCTTCGCCGGATGGACTTGCTCAAGCTTTTATCATCGGAAAAGATTTTATTGGTTCAGATTCAGTCTGCCTAGTTTTAGGAGATAATATTTTTTATGGACAAAGCTTTTCAAGAATGTTAGAGGTAGCCGTAAAAAATACACATGAGAAAAAAGCAACTATTTTCGCTTATTATGTAACAGATCCTGAAAGATATGGAGTAGCGGAGTTTGATCAAGATAATAATGTGATAAGTATTGAGGAAAAACCTCAAAATCCTAAATCGAATTATGCGGTGGTAGGTTTATATTTTTATCCGAATGAAGTGGTAAAAATTGCTGAAACTATCCAGCCCTCAGCAAGAGGAGAGTTAGAAATCACTACAGTTAATCAAAAGTTTCTGGAAAAAGACAACTTAAAAGTACAATTATTAGGACGAGGCTTTGCATGGCTTGATACAGGTACTCATGATTCTTTGTCGGAAGCATCTACTTTTGTAGAGGTAATAGAAAAACGCCAAGGTTTAAAAATTGCATGTTTAGAAGAGATCGCACATAATAATAAATGGATTACATCTGAGAAATTAAAAGAAATAGCTCAGCCGATGTTGAAAAACCAATACGGGCAATATTTGTTGAAATTATTAAATCGGTAA
- a CDS encoding aminotransferase class I/II-fold pyridoxal phosphate-dependent enzyme, translated as MENTPINYQLAQKVIDAFGLPDFGKATIREIVAISHQIEDLTGTEFIHMEMGVPGLQAAQVGVEAEIKALQNGVASIYPDINGLPELKKEASRFIKAFIDTNVAPEGCVPVTGSMQGTFASFLVCGQCDEKKDTILFIDPGFPVQKQQIVVMGYKYETFDVYEYRGNKLKEELERHLSQGNIAALVYSNPNNPAWFCLQEQELKIIGEAATQYDVIVLEDLAYFAMDFRKELGIPFQPPYQPTVARYTDNYILHISGSKAFSYAGQRIAIAAISNKLYHRAYAGLTKRYGGGTFGTVYIHRVLYALSSGTSHSAQYALAAMFKAASDGVFDFISQVKEYGRRAQRMKQIFTKYGFEIVYDCDLDEPIADGFYFTIRYPGMTGGDLMKELIYYGISAISLSTTGSNQQGLRACTSFIKDHQYALLEERLKLFNENHPL; from the coding sequence ATGGAGAATACACCGATAAATTATCAACTTGCTCAGAAAGTAATAGATGCTTTTGGGTTACCGGATTTTGGAAAAGCTACTATTCGTGAAATCGTGGCTATTTCTCATCAAATTGAAGACTTGACAGGTACAGAATTTATTCATATGGAAATGGGAGTACCAGGTTTACAGGCAGCTCAAGTAGGAGTGGAGGCTGAAATAAAAGCATTACAAAATGGAGTTGCTTCTATTTATCCTGATATAAATGGTTTACCTGAATTGAAAAAAGAGGCTTCTCGTTTTATCAAAGCGTTTATAGATACAAATGTTGCTCCGGAAGGATGTGTACCTGTAACAGGATCTATGCAAGGAACATTTGCTTCTTTTTTAGTTTGCGGACAATGTGATGAAAAAAAGGATACTATTCTTTTTATTGATCCGGGTTTTCCTGTACAAAAACAGCAAATTGTAGTGATGGGTTATAAATACGAAACATTTGATGTATACGAATACAGGGGAAATAAGTTAAAAGAAGAATTGGAAAGACATTTATCACAAGGAAATATTGCGGCTTTGGTTTATTCTAATCCTAATAATCCAGCTTGGTTTTGTTTACAAGAACAAGAATTAAAAATTATAGGAGAAGCAGCTACCCAGTATGATGTGATAGTTTTAGAAGATTTGGCTTATTTTGCCATGGATTTTAGAAAGGAGTTAGGTATCCCTTTCCAACCGCCCTATCAACCTACGGTAGCACGTTATACAGATAATTATATATTACATATTTCAGGTTCAAAAGCTTTCAGTTATGCAGGCCAGCGTATTGCTATAGCGGCTATTTCTAATAAATTATATCATAGAGCTTATGCTGGATTAACAAAGCGTTATGGGGGAGGGACCTTTGGAACAGTATATATCCATAGGGTATTGTATGCTCTGTCGTCTGGAACTAGTCATTCTGCACAGTATGCTTTAGCTGCTATGTTTAAAGCTGCTTCAGATGGAGTATTTGATTTCATTTCTCAAGTGAAGGAATATGGACGTAGAGCACAAAGAATGAAACAAATATTTACTAAATATGGCTTTGAGATTGTATATGATTGTGATTTGGATGAACCTATAGCGGACGGATTTTATTTCACAATTCGTTATCCGGGAATGACAGGCGGTGATCTAATGAAAGAATTAATTTATTATGGAATTAGTGCCATATCTTTATCTACTACCGGAAGTAATCAACAAGGTTTACGTGCTTGTACCTCTTTTATAAAAGATCATCAATATGCTTTATTGGAGGAACGCCTTAAACTCTTTAATGAAAATCATCCTTTATAA
- a CDS encoding YqgE/AlgH family protein: MTQYKDIFQITHNDLLPAKGSVLISEPFMQDAYFQRSVVLLIEHNENGSMGFVLNKKLDLVVNDFFSDFEDFPKMSIYLGGPVRSDRLFFIHTLGDLIIPNAEKISENVYFDGEFDALKRYIMHGHSIEGKVKFFLGYSGWTQDQLANEIERNSWVVSHVYESLFKADGEEFWKNSIISLGGKYKTWINYPKDPYCN; this comes from the coding sequence ATGACGCAATACAAAGATATATTTCAAATTACTCATAATGACTTACTTCCCGCTAAGGGTAGCGTTCTTATATCAGAACCGTTTATGCAGGATGCTTATTTCCAACGTTCGGTTGTTTTGCTAATTGAACATAATGAAAACGGATCTATGGGATTCGTGTTGAATAAGAAGTTAGATCTTGTCGTAAATGATTTTTTTTCTGATTTTGAAGATTTTCCTAAAATGTCTATTTATTTAGGAGGTCCTGTAAGATCCGATAGGCTATTTTTTATTCATACATTAGGTGATTTAATTATTCCCAATGCTGAGAAGATTAGTGAAAATGTTTATTTTGACGGAGAATTTGACGCATTAAAACGTTATATAATGCATGGTCACTCAATAGAAGGGAAAGTAAAATTTTTTTTAGGTTATTCCGGTTGGACGCAAGATCAATTAGCAAATGAAATAGAAAGAAATTCCTGGGTAGTAAGCCATGTATATGAAAGTCTGTTTAAAGCGGACGGTGAAGAGTTCTGGAAAAATTCTATTATTTCGTTAGGAGGAAAGTATAAGACTTGGATAAATTATCCCAAAGATCCCTATTGTAATTAG
- the def gene encoding peptide deformylase: MALPIYLYGQPVLRKVAEEIDKEYPKLKELVASMFDTMYESEGVGLAAPQIGLSIRLLVIDTTVLADDFPECEGFKRVMINANIVECNNEEVSLEEGCLSLPGIHEKVSRPTLIRVRYMDENFVKHEEIVQGFNARAVQHEYDHLEGKLFIDYISTIRKQLIKSKLNSIIKGNMRCSYRTKVVGK; encoded by the coding sequence ATGGCTTTACCAATTTATTTATATGGGCAACCTGTATTAAGAAAAGTAGCAGAAGAAATAGATAAAGAGTATCCTAAGTTGAAGGAATTAGTAGCAAGTATGTTCGATACAATGTACGAATCGGAAGGAGTAGGTTTAGCAGCTCCGCAGATAGGGTTGTCGATTCGTCTCCTAGTAATTGATACTACAGTTCTGGCTGATGACTTTCCTGAGTGTGAAGGTTTTAAAAGGGTGATGATTAATGCTAATATCGTAGAATGTAATAATGAAGAAGTTTCGTTGGAAGAAGGTTGCCTTAGTTTGCCAGGTATTCATGAAAAAGTATCTCGTCCAACACTAATCCGAGTAAGATATATGGATGAAAATTTTGTAAAACATGAAGAAATAGTACAAGGATTTAATGCGAGGGCTGTACAACATGAGTATGATCATTTAGAAGGAAAACTTTTTATTGATTATATTTCTACTATTCGTAAACAATTAATTAAGTCTAAATTGAATAGCATTATAAAAGGAAACATGCGTTGTTCATATCGAACAAAAGTTGTGGGAAAATAA
- a CDS encoding MalY/PatB family protein produces MKYSFDEIISRRGSNSYKWDTEKDDDVLPMWVADMDFRTAPAIIDALKKRAEHGVFGYTKVPSAYYESIMNWFKRRHGWGIEKSWILYTTGVVPALSAVIKALTVPGDRVLVQTPVYNCFFSSIRNNGCEVVSSPLIYRNETCRVDFDDLEKKAADPQVKLLLLCNPHNPAGRVWTREELIRIGEICLRNNVWVVADEIHCELVYPGHTYTPFASISEEFLMHSVTCISPSKAFNLAGLQIANIISADTDKLVRINKAININEVCDVNPFGVEGLIAAYNKSEAWLEELKSYLFANYTYLRAYFSEYLPSFPVIKLEGTYLVWVDCSVLKRPSKDIVDTLLKKAKVWVNEGSLYGNAGENFIRINIACPRVKLIEGLSRLRSVLKTKE; encoded by the coding sequence ATGAAATATAGTTTTGACGAAATAATTTCCCGTCGTGGAAGTAATTCTTACAAATGGGATACGGAGAAGGATGATGATGTTTTGCCTATGTGGGTGGCCGATATGGATTTCCGTACGGCTCCTGCAATTATTGATGCGTTGAAAAAACGTGCGGAACATGGTGTTTTTGGATATACCAAAGTACCTTCCGCTTATTATGAATCTATAATGAATTGGTTTAAACGACGGCATGGTTGGGGGATAGAGAAAAGTTGGATACTTTATACCACGGGTGTAGTACCGGCTTTATCTGCCGTGATCAAGGCTTTGACTGTACCTGGCGACCGGGTGTTAGTACAAACACCGGTATATAATTGTTTCTTTTCCTCTATCCGTAACAACGGTTGTGAGGTAGTATCCAGTCCGCTTATTTATAGGAATGAAACTTGCCGGGTTGATTTTGATGATTTGGAAAAGAAAGCGGCCGATCCTCAAGTAAAACTTCTACTGTTGTGCAATCCGCATAATCCTGCCGGCCGGGTATGGACTAGGGAGGAATTAATACGTATCGGTGAAATCTGTTTGCGGAATAATGTATGGGTAGTGGCTGATGAAATCCATTGCGAGTTGGTTTATCCCGGGCATACTTATACTCCTTTTGCTTCTATTTCGGAGGAATTTCTAATGCATTCCGTCACCTGTATTTCGCCTAGTAAGGCATTCAATCTGGCAGGGCTCCAAATTGCCAATATCATTTCTGCCGATACCGATAAACTTGTGAGAATAAATAAAGCAATTAATATAAATGAGGTATGTGATGTGAACCCTTTCGGAGTGGAAGGTTTGATAGCTGCCTACAATAAAAGTGAAGCATGGTTGGAAGAACTCAAAAGTTATCTGTTTGCCAACTATACTTATCTTAGGGCTTATTTTAGTGAATATCTTCCCTCGTTTCCTGTGATAAAGTTGGAAGGTACTTATCTGGTATGGGTGGATTGTTCTGTATTGAAGCGACCGTCCAAAGATATTGTTGATACATTGCTTAAAAAAGCAAAGGTTTGGGTCAACGAAGGTAGTCTTTACGGAAATGCCGGTGAAAATTTTATCCGTATCAATATAGCTTGTCCTCGAGTGAAGTTGATAGAAGGACTTAGCCGTCTTAGAAGTGTTTTGAAAACGAAAGAGTAA
- a CDS encoding capsule assembly Wzi family protein translates to MIICAQNEKEEERAESTVYRVEAFGSIAKEDNTPFWMVSNQYGILPLEAGNGYLKAGVFHSQSFGDMNRFHWSAGADFVVAAPRYKNVFVQQLYAEIGYRCLQLRIGSKEDYTSLWDRQLSSGDMVQSANARPIPEINLSIPRFTVIPLTQGWLQIKGDFAVGRSFDTKYLEHFAATNQIYIKNVLWHHKSLFLQIKDTKGEKPLSVILGARHTAQWGGTSTNPKIGKQPQSLKDFLRVMVGKEGGANASLSDQINVLGNHYGSFDLKVTYEHKDWTANLYWQHYFEDNSGLEYANVKDGLWGAQLRLSRFKWIRNILIEYFNTKNQSGTMHFINYDRPSRGGGADNYYNNGEYVTGVSYFGRALGSPLITSPEYNTDGGLTFKNNRITSYHFGAEGTLSEYIDYRILFSVMNSWGTTYHPFINNKKGVSGLLEVIYHHPKLIGWEFKGLLAADARALYGNNVGFGLSVAKRGILKRWTE, encoded by the coding sequence ATGATAATATGCGCACAAAACGAAAAGGAAGAAGAAAGAGCAGAATCTACGGTATATAGGGTAGAGGCGTTTGGTTCTATAGCAAAGGAAGATAATACTCCATTTTGGATGGTCAGTAATCAATATGGCATACTTCCTTTAGAGGCTGGGAATGGATATTTAAAGGCAGGAGTTTTCCATAGCCAGTCTTTTGGCGATATGAATCGTTTTCATTGGAGTGCAGGTGCTGACTTTGTAGTAGCAGCACCACGTTATAAAAATGTGTTCGTTCAGCAATTGTATGCGGAAATAGGATACCGTTGTTTACAATTAAGAATAGGAAGTAAAGAAGATTATACTTCTTTATGGGATCGGCAATTGAGTTCAGGAGATATGGTACAATCTGCTAATGCAAGGCCTATTCCTGAAATAAATTTATCGATACCTCGATTTACTGTGATCCCATTGACACAAGGATGGCTTCAAATAAAAGGAGATTTTGCAGTAGGTCGTTCGTTTGATACGAAATATTTGGAGCATTTTGCAGCTACCAATCAAATTTATATAAAGAATGTATTATGGCATCATAAATCCCTTTTTTTACAAATTAAAGACACTAAGGGAGAAAAGCCATTGTCTGTTATTTTAGGAGCTAGACATACGGCTCAATGGGGTGGGACTTCAACTAATCCGAAGATTGGTAAACAACCACAATCATTAAAAGATTTTTTACGCGTAATGGTTGGAAAAGAAGGAGGAGCTAATGCTTCTTTGTCTGATCAGATTAACGTTTTAGGAAATCACTATGGTTCTTTTGATTTAAAAGTTACTTATGAGCATAAAGATTGGACTGCAAATTTGTATTGGCAGCATTATTTTGAAGATAATTCAGGATTAGAATATGCAAACGTAAAGGATGGGCTTTGGGGAGCTCAATTGAGGCTTTCTCGTTTTAAATGGATAAGAAACATTTTAATTGAATATTTTAATACTAAGAACCAGAGTGGTACAATGCACTTTATAAATTATGATCGGCCTTCGCGCGGAGGAGGGGCTGATAATTATTATAACAATGGTGAATATGTTACCGGTGTTTCTTATTTTGGTCGTGCATTAGGTTCTCCATTAATTACGTCTCCGGAATATAATACGGATGGTGGACTTACATTTAAAAATAATCGTATTACTAGTTATCATTTTGGAGCGGAAGGTACTTTGTCGGAGTATATAGATTATCGGATATTATTTAGTGTGATGAATAGTTGGGGAACTACTTATCATCCTTTCATTAATAATAAAAAAGGCGTATCGGGATTATTAGAAGTCATTTATCATCATCCTAAGTTAATAGGGTGGGAATTTAAAGGTTTACTAGCTGCAGACGCACGTGCTTTATATGGTAACAACGTAGGATTTGGCTTATCTGTAGCGAAAAGAGGTATTCTTAAACGTTGGACGGAATAA
- a CDS encoding acyl-CoA carboxylase subunit beta, whose translation MTSLRQNILALRKKKAIIEMGGGEAAIEKQVAMGKLTARERILSLLDKNSFHEYDLFVEHDGRDFGMEKKVLPGDGVITGTGTILGAPVCIYAQDFTVAGGSLGLKHARKITKIMDHALKMKCPIIGINDSGGARIQEGVGALAGYGEIFYRNTIASGVIPQISLILGPCAGGAVYSPALTDFVFVVENISKMFITGPNVIKTVLGEDISMEDLGGARVHAEITGNAHFYAQSEKECFEQIKKLISLIPLNNTQRAKKILPKEPTVKKNIEQVVPADPKQPYDVRDVIRCIADSSDFLEVQELWAANVVIGFGRMGGETVGFVANQPMVLAGVLDCDSSDKAARFIRFCDAFNIPIITLEDMPGYLPGVDQEHAGVIRHGAKVLYAYSEATVPKITVILRKAYGGGYIAMNSRHLGADFMFAWPSAEIAVMGPEGAANIIFRKEIMEAEDQNAMRQEKVKEYIEKFANPYVAASKGFIDSVIEPKETRALLLHALQVSALKGESRPQKKHGIPPF comes from the coding sequence ATGACATCTTTAAGACAAAACATTCTGGCCTTACGTAAAAAGAAAGCCATTATTGAAATGGGTGGGGGTGAAGCTGCAATCGAGAAGCAAGTGGCGATGGGTAAACTCACTGCTCGTGAACGGATTCTATCCTTACTTGACAAGAATTCTTTTCATGAATATGACTTGTTCGTAGAACATGATGGTCGTGATTTTGGTATGGAAAAAAAAGTATTGCCCGGTGACGGTGTAATTACCGGTACGGGAACTATTTTAGGTGCTCCTGTTTGTATTTATGCCCAAGATTTTACAGTTGCGGGAGGGTCTTTAGGATTAAAGCATGCACGTAAAATTACTAAGATTATGGATCACGCTTTGAAAATGAAGTGTCCTATCATTGGCATTAATGATTCGGGTGGAGCGCGCATACAAGAAGGTGTGGGTGCTTTAGCTGGATATGGAGAAATATTTTATAGAAATACGATTGCTTCGGGGGTAATTCCTCAGATTTCTTTAATTCTAGGACCTTGTGCCGGAGGAGCAGTTTATTCACCTGCATTAACAGATTTTGTTTTTGTAGTAGAAAATATTTCTAAAATGTTTATTACTGGTCCGAATGTTATTAAGACAGTATTAGGAGAAGATATTTCCATGGAAGACTTAGGCGGTGCTCGCGTGCATGCAGAAATTACAGGAAATGCTCATTTTTATGCACAAAGTGAAAAGGAATGTTTTGAACAGATTAAAAAATTAATCAGTCTTATCCCGTTAAATAATACACAACGAGCAAAGAAAATTCTTCCAAAAGAACCTACTGTTAAGAAAAATATTGAACAAGTGGTGCCTGCTGATCCCAAACAACCTTATGATGTTCGGGATGTGATTCGATGTATTGCAGATAGTTCTGATTTTTTGGAAGTTCAGGAATTATGGGCGGCTAATGTGGTAATTGGTTTCGGTAGAATGGGAGGTGAAACGGTCGGTTTTGTTGCTAATCAACCTATGGTTCTTGCTGGTGTATTAGATTGTGATAGTTCGGATAAAGCGGCTCGTTTTATTCGTTTTTGTGATGCGTTTAATATTCCTATCATTACTTTGGAAGATATGCCAGGGTATTTGCCTGGAGTAGACCAGGAGCATGCAGGTGTGATCCGTCATGGAGCTAAAGTATTGTATGCCTATTCAGAAGCTACAGTTCCTAAAATTACGGTTATTCTGCGTAAAGCGTACGGAGGTGGTTATATTGCTATGAATTCGCGGCATTTAGGGGCAGATTTTATGTTTGCATGGCCTAGTGCTGAAATTGCTGTTATGGGACCGGAAGGAGCTGCTAATATTATTTTTCGTAAAGAAATTATGGAGGCAGAAGATCAAAATGCAATGCGTCAGGAAAAAGTAAAAGAGTATATTGAAAAGTTTGCTAATCCTTATGTCGCTGCCTCCAAAGGATTTATTGATTCTGTTATTGAGCCAAAAGAAACTCGTGCGTTGTTATTACATGCTTTACAGGTATCTGCATTAAAAGGAGAATCGCGGCCACAGAAAAAACATGGGATTCCTCCTTTTTAA
- a CDS encoding EamA family transporter yields the protein MKKENKRNGTLAGIFIAYFLIYVVWGSTYYFIGVALRDFPPFLLGALRFTLAGLILLIVCYLRRERVFRRSLAGHSAVSGIVLLFVDMAVVMLAQHYLTSSLVAIIASSTALWILLLDVPMWKYNFRNFFIVIGGLIGFVGVAMLYIEQFSTEGLFSHSIRGFMLLIFGCISWSLGTLYAKYRSSKEEELYAFAGSAWQMLFAGGMFWVCSTISGDLQKIDLKNVSTISWFSLFYLIVFGSLLAYSAYVWLLKVRPAVEVGTHAYVNPFIALLLGIFLGNEAVTIVQVSGLLVILIGILLINYKQIRLL from the coding sequence ATGAAAAAGGAAAATAAAAGAAATGGTACCTTGGCGGGCATATTCATTGCTTATTTTCTCATTTACGTAGTATGGGGATCAACTTACTATTTTATAGGGGTCGCGTTAAGGGATTTTCCTCCGTTTCTACTTGGAGCATTACGGTTCACGCTTGCTGGTTTAATACTTCTTATTGTATGTTATTTGCGGAGAGAGCGGGTATTCCGAAGAAGTTTGGCCGGACATTCGGCAGTAAGCGGCATTGTACTGTTGTTTGTTGATATGGCTGTAGTGATGTTGGCACAACATTATCTGACTAGTAGCTTGGTTGCCATTATCGCTTCTTCTACGGCTCTTTGGATTCTGTTATTGGATGTTCCGATGTGGAAATATAACTTTCGCAATTTTTTTATTGTTATAGGAGGATTAATCGGTTTTGTGGGTGTGGCGATGCTTTATATAGAACAGTTCAGTACGGAAGGGTTGTTTTCTCATAGTATACGGGGCTTTATGCTTTTAATATTCGGATGTATTTCGTGGTCACTAGGAACATTATATGCAAAATACCGTTCCTCAAAAGAGGAAGAACTGTATGCTTTTGCCGGTTCGGCATGGCAGATGCTTTTTGCTGGTGGAATGTTCTGGGTGTGTTCTACCATAAGCGGAGATCTGCAAAAAATTGATTTGAAGAATGTGTCGACAATCAGTTGGTTTTCCCTGTTTTATTTAATTGTGTTTGGTTCCTTGCTTGCTTATTCGGCTTATGTCTGGTTGTTGAAAGTCCGTCCTGCAGTAGAGGTAGGTACTCACGCTTATGTAAATCCGTTTATAGCGTTACTATTGGGAATATTCCTGGGAAATGAAGCTGTAACTATTGTGCAGGTGTCGGGCTTGCTAGTCATTCTCATAGGAATACTTTTGATAAATTATAAACAGATACGTTTACTTTAA
- a CDS encoding OmpA family protein produces MKTKVLLFALLSGFVFSVAAQEYQPQVGFSTETGAKTNFKKNRTRDNWFISIAGGASTLFADQVTKADFKDRLNFAPQFSFGKWLSPYAGFRTQVIGGNIHGYRGPRKGELQLLHNKYVGFHMDMLWDVSNYWAPYDDERVFHLIPWVGIGYAHRFKNQGLKSSDVPTMNAGILTAFRLSKRVDFNIEIQGLVTPDYFNRVEGGTELEGIVQLSGGFTFRLGKTDFEVIQPMDYQLINNLNNQINNLRSENQELSKRPASCPECPEIVESTEVVTNIVDNIVLFRINSAEIEGNQQVSIYNTAQFIKNTNSPIVVVGYADKDTGTAEYNMQLSERRAKAVAKELMDKYNIPSNMISVQWKGSDVQPYEQNNWNRVVIMQAED; encoded by the coding sequence ATGAAAACTAAAGTTTTACTTTTTGCCTTGCTGTCAGGTTTCGTATTTTCCGTAGCTGCACAAGAATACCAACCGCAGGTAGGTTTTAGTACCGAAACCGGAGCTAAAACAAATTTCAAGAAAAACAGAACGCGGGATAACTGGTTTATATCAATTGCCGGAGGGGCAAGTACTTTATTTGCAGACCAGGTAACAAAAGCGGATTTTAAAGATCGTTTAAATTTTGCTCCTCAATTTTCTTTTGGTAAGTGGCTAAGCCCCTATGCGGGATTTCGTACACAAGTAATTGGCGGAAATATCCATGGTTATAGAGGTCCGCGTAAAGGTGAACTCCAACTTTTACATAATAAATATGTAGGTTTTCACATGGATATGTTATGGGATGTGAGTAATTATTGGGCTCCTTATGACGATGAGAGAGTATTTCATTTAATTCCTTGGGTGGGTATCGGTTATGCACATAGATTTAAAAACCAAGGTTTAAAATCTTCTGATGTTCCTACTATGAACGCAGGTATTTTAACTGCATTCCGTTTAAGCAAACGAGTTGATTTCAATATTGAAATTCAAGGATTAGTTACTCCGGATTATTTTAATAGAGTGGAAGGAGGAACAGAACTAGAAGGTATTGTTCAGTTGAGTGGTGGTTTTACATTTAGATTAGGTAAAACTGATTTTGAAGTTATTCAACCTATGGATTATCAATTAATTAATAATTTGAATAATCAAATTAATAATCTTCGTTCAGAAAATCAAGAATTGAGTAAACGTCCTGCATCTTGTCCGGAATGTCCTGAAATAGTTGAATCTACTGAAGTTGTTACTAATATTGTAGATAATATCGTATTATTCCGCATCAATAGTGCAGAAATTGAAGGTAATCAACAAGTTAGTATTTATAATACGGCTCAGTTTATTAAAAATACTAATAGTCCAATAGTTGTAGTTGGGTATGCAGATAAAGATACTGGTACGGCTGAGTATAATATGCAACTTTCAGAAAGACGTGCAAAAGCTGTAGCTAAAGAATTGATGGATAAATATAATATTCCTTCTAATATGATAAGTGTTCAATGGAAGGGCTCGGATGTTCAACCTTATGAACAAAATAATTGGAACCGCGTTGTAATTATGCAAGCTGAAGATTAA
- a CDS encoding acetyl-CoA carboxylase biotin carboxyl carrier protein subunit, translating to MEKKDENKEYVDFVVTARAYKTLLTQKFMNRSIWHKPLPGDVFSHLPGTIISVEIKKGKKVKAGDLLLIHEAMKMQNRVVAPITGIVKELNVVIGDKIGKNHLMVKIEPK from the coding sequence ATGGAAAAAAAAGACGAAAACAAGGAATATGTTGACTTCGTTGTTACAGCAAGAGCCTATAAAACTTTGCTGACTCAGAAGTTCATGAATCGCTCTATATGGCATAAGCCGTTACCAGGTGATGTATTTTCTCATCTTCCCGGAACTATTATTTCTGTGGAAATTAAAAAAGGAAAAAAAGTTAAGGCGGGAGATTTATTGTTAATACATGAGGCTATGAAAATGCAAAATCGAGTGGTTGCGCCTATTACTGGCATAGTGAAAGAATTAAATGTAGTGATTGGTGATAAAATTGGTAAAAATCATTTAATGGTGAAAATAGAGCCCAAATAA
- the ruvX gene encoding Holliday junction resolvase RuvX: MGRIIGIDYGRKRTGLAVTDTLQLIATGLTTVPSGEVVRFLTEYSKKESIDLFVVGLPKQMNNEFSENMKYVQAFVTHLKRTIPFIPIEFYDERFTSVLAQRTMLEGGLKKKKRQNKALVDEISAVIILQSYLESKKYHL; encoded by the coding sequence ATGGGAAGGATAATAGGTATAGATTATGGACGTAAAAGGACCGGTTTAGCTGTAACAGATACGTTACAATTAATAGCAACCGGTTTAACAACAGTTCCAAGTGGAGAGGTGGTCAGATTCTTAACTGAATATAGTAAGAAAGAAAGTATAGATTTGTTTGTTGTAGGATTGCCTAAACAAATGAATAACGAGTTTTCAGAAAATATGAAATATGTTCAGGCGTTCGTAACTCATTTGAAAAGAACTATTCCTTTTATTCCTATAGAATTTTATGATGAACGTTTTACCTCTGTGTTGGCACAACGCACGATGTTAGAAGGCGGATTAAAAAAGAAAAAGAGACAAAATAAAGCGCTTGTGGATGAAATTAGTGCTGTAATTATTTTACAAAGTTATTTAGAAAGTAAAAAATATCATTTATAA